The proteins below come from a single candidate division WOR-3 bacterium genomic window:
- a CDS encoding M1 family metallopeptidase: protein MKRHSLLPLLLLAAIGAHAQPVEYTISARLDAAAGLISGSQTVHYRNLTPDTLGSLWLHLYPNAFRDRTTTYARELETMGRFDFSLSRPCDRGWIAVDSAESGGRVSLLSEAEDELGLFLDPPLAPGESLTIRLEFRTQVPVRLGEPARNGRSFVLAHWYPQVAARTTATGWLTGGYHVFGHSPSAFGNYHVTLDVPADLHFAAPGAVSDSPVPGTGRTVYRVDATNLSDLAVAAAPGMKRMSRSLAGTDITVLARSFANAEWFGALLTTADMLRRMQQWNGPFPFDGLTIVDGSGIVSQDASYPGLIVMATRPIPYTRLFEQALARQVALQWSACATGAEELSDPGIAQGLASYSEMRYLDEKYGRTSLLSNRLLSWALKGLNSEYYHKLYYYLGASNRVLCTDPAECRDQVGYVAAEQARPALLLRAEERRTGQAAFDSLMRNWIDSQAGAHPVRSDFAAHFPTVHAQLTGAVSADDILPTRLQSRRVQVRPIFALPSFTDYQIFYGPWIWADYYHGLELGIGIQGRQFLDGGPLRGRHQWSASEVYSFAIRDTHSSFSYQTPLTFINDRLRAYVALDYSTIDNGAKLFFTQELGPVFRQPKTTIDFGYRILNIKKLDLRDTVAWELARTADVRLRMAQTYESRLLLGGVQAYVRGGDRALGSNYSYVRAGLEQSHTYRGLRPVDLSIRLFGGYIWGDVPRQDEFYLSGGLTSNSSEPVSWAYEDWTSGQAHWHYDADANVRGYARQYPFDTTGGYKHGRAAYGINLEAALAKLGILSFHPFFDLGNVKEEGMPTNEFLRPRMDAGVRLKLGPVYADFPIWRYWPVTGGHQFAFRWMLGFKMGGILGGT from the coding sequence ATGAAGCGGCACTCTCTCCTGCCGCTGCTGCTCCTGGCCGCCATAGGAGCGCACGCACAGCCGGTTGAATACACCATCTCCGCGCGACTCGACGCCGCCGCCGGCCTGATCAGCGGCAGCCAGACGGTTCACTATCGCAACCTCACTCCGGACACGCTCGGCTCGCTCTGGCTGCACCTCTATCCGAACGCCTTCCGCGACCGCACCACGACCTATGCCCGGGAACTGGAAACGATGGGCCGATTCGACTTCTCGCTTTCCCGCCCCTGTGACCGCGGGTGGATTGCGGTCGACTCGGCGGAATCAGGCGGCCGGGTGTCCCTGTTGTCGGAAGCGGAAGACGAACTCGGGCTCTTCCTGGACCCGCCGCTCGCACCGGGCGAATCGCTGACAATCAGGCTGGAGTTTCGCACCCAGGTCCCGGTGCGGCTCGGGGAACCTGCCCGCAACGGCCGGAGCTTCGTACTCGCTCACTGGTACCCGCAGGTCGCCGCCCGCACTACGGCCACGGGCTGGCTCACCGGCGGATACCACGTCTTCGGCCACTCCCCGTCCGCCTTCGGCAACTACCATGTGACGCTCGACGTACCCGCGGACCTCCACTTCGCCGCTCCCGGCGCCGTATCCGATTCCCCGGTACCCGGGACCGGGCGCACGGTCTACCGGGTCGATGCGACGAACCTCTCCGACTTGGCGGTGGCGGCCGCGCCGGGGATGAAGAGGATGTCCCGCTCCCTGGCCGGCACCGACATCACGGTCCTGGCCCGCAGCTTCGCGAACGCCGAGTGGTTCGGTGCTCTCTTGACTACCGCCGACATGCTGCGACGTATGCAACAGTGGAACGGTCCCTTCCCCTTCGATGGCCTCACGATCGTGGACGGGTCAGGAATCGTCTCCCAGGACGCATCCTACCCCGGACTCATCGTCATGGCCACGCGGCCGATTCCCTACACGCGGCTGTTCGAGCAGGCGCTGGCGCGACAGGTCGCCCTGCAATGGTCCGCCTGTGCGACCGGCGCCGAAGAACTGAGCGACCCCGGTATCGCGCAAGGCCTGGCCTCGTACTCGGAGATGCGCTACCTGGACGAGAAGTACGGCCGAACCAGCCTGCTGTCGAACCGGCTGCTCAGCTGGGCGCTTAAGGGACTGAACAGCGAGTACTACCACAAGCTCTACTACTACCTCGGCGCATCGAACAGAGTGCTCTGCACCGACCCGGCCGAATGCCGCGACCAGGTCGGGTACGTGGCGGCCGAGCAGGCACGACCCGCGTTGCTCCTGCGCGCCGAGGAACGCAGGACAGGGCAGGCGGCCTTTGACAGCCTGATGCGCAACTGGATCGATTCCCAGGCGGGCGCGCACCCGGTCAGGTCCGACTTCGCGGCGCACTTCCCGACTGTCCACGCCCAACTCACCGGCGCGGTCTCGGCAGATGACATCCTGCCGACCCGGCTCCAGAGCCGCCGCGTCCAGGTGCGGCCTATCTTCGCCCTGCCCAGCTTCACCGACTACCAGATCTTCTACGGCCCGTGGATCTGGGCCGACTACTACCACGGGCTCGAACTCGGGATCGGGATCCAGGGACGCCAGTTCCTGGACGGCGGCCCGCTGCGGGGGCGGCACCAATGGTCGGCAAGCGAGGTCTATAGCTTCGCCATCCGCGACACGCACTCCAGCTTCAGCTACCAGACTCCGCTCACGTTCATCAACGACCGGCTGCGCGCCTACGTCGCGCTTGACTACTCAACTATCGACAACGGGGCCAAGCTCTTCTTCACCCAGGAACTGGGACCCGTGTTCCGGCAGCCGAAGACAACAATCGACTTCGGGTACCGCATCCTCAACATCAAGAAACTCGACCTGCGTGACACCGTCGCGTGGGAACTCGCCCGAACCGCGGACGTCCGGCTCCGCATGGCCCAGACCTACGAATCCCGGCTTCTCCTGGGCGGGGTTCAGGCCTACGTCCGCGGCGGTGACAGGGCGCTCGGCAGCAACTACAGCTACGTGCGGGCCGGACTGGAGCAGTCCCACACCTACCGTGGCCTCAGGCCGGTCGACCTCTCAATAAGGCTGTTCGGGGGCTACATCTGGGGCGACGTCCCCAGGCAGGACGAATTCTACCTTTCCGGCGGCCTGACCAGCAACTCATCCGAGCCGGTCAGCTGGGCCTACGAAGACTGGACGTCCGGCCAGGCCCACTGGCACTACGACGCGGATGCCAACGTTCGCGGCTATGCCCGACAGTATCCGTTCGACACTACCGGCGGGTACAAACACGGCCGCGCCGCCTACGGCATCAACCTTGAAGCAGCTCTCGCCAAGCTCGGCATTCTCTCCTTCCATCCCTTCTTCGACCTCGGTAACGTCAAAGAAGAGGGCATGCCCACAAATGAGTTCCTGCGCCCGCGCATGGACGCCGGCGTCAGGCTCAAACTCGGACCGGTCTACGCCGACTTCCCCATCTGGCGCTACTGGCCCGTGACCGGTGGCCACCAGTTCGCCTTTCGCTGGATGCTCGGCTTCAAGATGGGCGGCATCCTCGGCGGCACCTGA
- a CDS encoding DUF4384 domain-containing protein → MVEMARQVMSRLPDTASVVVLNFTPVASQHESRLGAYLAERFGAALKARGGTRLRLIERQAGSKAFYEEMKYMVNRPDPVKVLEHFQAQWAIVATYDLDEESRSLEVVSLRAVPRAGADVAVACGCRAVGEYARWQKDEKALLPTEMSSQLLDFLNARGAWDAIGSVSMVEAGSGGVVPANGEIAVGDGVELRVEVKQPCFLYILGWDGDNKIMTALSPQKGQSAKTGAGTFTLGPFEARAPGGYNWVKAIAARQELGSEFVASEKYIVDKQMQDRMVEKIEALGDDNWGSEFFPFRIVE, encoded by the coding sequence ATGGTCGAGATGGCACGGCAGGTGATGAGCCGTTTGCCGGATACGGCCAGCGTCGTGGTTCTGAACTTCACGCCGGTCGCCAGCCAGCATGAGTCACGCCTGGGTGCTTATCTGGCAGAGAGGTTCGGGGCGGCGCTCAAGGCCAGAGGTGGGACGCGGTTGAGGTTGATCGAAAGGCAGGCCGGGTCCAAGGCCTTCTACGAAGAGATGAAGTACATGGTCAACCGGCCCGATCCGGTCAAGGTGCTTGAGCACTTCCAGGCGCAATGGGCAATCGTGGCGACCTATGATCTGGATGAGGAGAGCCGGTCGCTGGAGGTCGTCTCATTGCGGGCGGTACCCCGCGCCGGCGCGGACGTGGCCGTGGCTTGCGGATGCCGCGCTGTTGGTGAGTATGCGCGGTGGCAGAAGGATGAGAAGGCCCTGCTTCCGACCGAGATGTCGAGCCAGCTGCTTGACTTTCTGAACGCCCGCGGTGCCTGGGATGCGATCGGCAGCGTGAGTATGGTCGAGGCAGGATCAGGCGGTGTCGTGCCGGCAAACGGCGAGATTGCCGTCGGCGACGGGGTGGAACTGAGGGTCGAGGTCAAGCAACCGTGTTTCCTCTACATACTCGGCTGGGACGGTGACAACAAGATCATGACGGCGCTTTCCCCGCAGAAGGGGCAGAGCGCGAAGACCGGGGCAGGTACGTTCACGCTCGGACCGTTCGAAGCGCGTGCACCGGGCGGCTACAATTGGGTCAAGGCCATCGCGGCACGGCAGGAGCTGGGTTCGGAGTTCGTGGCGTCTGAGAAGTACATCGTGGACAAGCAGATGCAGGACCGGATGGTCGAGAAGATCGAAGCCCTGGGTGACGACAACTGGGGTTCCGAGTTCTTCCCTTTCCGGATAGTTGAGTAG
- a CDS encoding redoxin domain-containing protein, translating into MSRFRHLVLLASLLVVGTAFAQPAEPRLTEAEDFRLKDLNGAVVSLDDYLDQGLAYVVFWNLQSAAGIAELDAVASLHNTYRDNGAQVVAISTDGATDEARVKALAREKQWPFLVLLDQQKQTMNKYLVRSIPTAYLIGNKDGEILHCVVGFKPADLQKVEEELREALPGLVRTNRGLVADSTLVTEAEDFFLRDVNGIMVEMRDLLKQSLLLIVFWNTTDSGGIAALDALSPLHDAFRDHGARVVAISTDGPGDAGAVKALARGRKWPFYVLLDPEAKVSQKYKVSVCPTAFLVGNEDGDITYTHLGFKPGEERQIEAEFRRLLPGLPAVQYAAPAPVATAPTPGPPKSQTAAPAPDSLTIGLVGAPPAPDAVGVVISVSQYQDVPGVEFAAEDGRAVKEYLVRAFGYDERNIIYLENPTKADLEMVFGVRGKPEAQLFKWVKPGKSDVFVYYTGHGAPDLKTKEAYLVPADANPSYVEFQGYPLSTFYDNLSKVPARSMTVVLEACFSGAFEKGMLIQNASPLVVAVEPEAKEVPDNVVLMASSSGSQVSSWYPEKRHSLFTYYLLDGLRGKADADRDKVVTVAELQKYVGDNVSYLAGRLHNRDQTPVVRGSSTREVLRLR; encoded by the coding sequence ATGAGTCGTTTTCGGCACTTGGTTCTGTTGGCGTCACTGCTGGTTGTCGGCACCGCGTTCGCACAGCCGGCGGAGCCGCGTCTGACCGAGGCTGAGGATTTCCGGCTGAAGGATCTCAACGGCGCGGTGGTAAGCCTGGATGACTATCTCGACCAAGGGCTGGCCTATGTGGTGTTCTGGAACCTGCAAAGCGCGGCGGGCATCGCCGAGCTGGACGCAGTCGCGTCGTTGCACAACACCTACCGGGACAACGGCGCCCAGGTCGTAGCCATCTCGACCGATGGCGCGACAGATGAGGCAAGGGTCAAGGCACTGGCGCGCGAGAAGCAGTGGCCCTTCCTCGTGCTGCTCGACCAGCAGAAGCAGACCATGAACAAGTACCTGGTTCGGTCGATCCCGACCGCTTACCTCATCGGCAACAAGGACGGAGAGATTCTCCACTGCGTCGTCGGCTTCAAGCCCGCCGACCTGCAGAAGGTAGAGGAGGAGCTGCGCGAGGCCTTGCCCGGGCTCGTACGCACCAACCGCGGGCTGGTGGCGGACTCCACCCTGGTGACCGAGGCTGAGGACTTCTTTCTGAGGGACGTGAACGGCATCATGGTCGAGATGCGCGACCTGCTCAAGCAGAGCCTGCTGCTCATAGTGTTCTGGAACACGACCGACTCGGGCGGCATCGCCGCGCTGGACGCCCTGTCGCCTCTGCATGACGCGTTCCGTGACCACGGGGCACGGGTCGTTGCCATCTCGACCGACGGCCCAGGTGATGCGGGAGCAGTCAAGGCCCTGGCCCGCGGCCGGAAGTGGCCTTTCTACGTGCTGCTGGACCCTGAGGCCAAGGTCAGTCAGAAGTACAAGGTCAGCGTCTGCCCGACCGCGTTCCTGGTTGGGAACGAGGACGGAGACATCACGTACACCCACCTCGGTTTCAAGCCCGGTGAAGAGCGGCAGATCGAGGCCGAGTTCCGCCGGCTGCTTCCCGGCCTTCCGGCGGTGCAGTACGCGGCGCCGGCTCCGGTCGCCACAGCGCCGACACCCGGACCGCCTAAGAGCCAGACAGCGGCCCCGGCGCCGGACAGCCTCACAATCGGGCTTGTCGGCGCCCCACCTGCGCCGGACGCGGTGGGAGTGGTCATCAGCGTCAGTCAATACCAGGACGTGCCCGGTGTGGAGTTCGCGGCGGAAGACGGGCGGGCCGTGAAGGAGTATCTGGTCAGGGCGTTCGGGTATGACGAGCGGAACATCATCTACCTGGAGAATCCCACCAAGGCTGACCTGGAGATGGTATTCGGGGTTCGGGGCAAGCCGGAAGCCCAGTTGTTCAAGTGGGTGAAACCGGGCAAGTCGGACGTGTTCGTTTACTATACCGGGCACGGCGCGCCGGACCTGAAGACGAAGGAAGCCTACCTCGTGCCGGCGGATGCCAACCCGTCCTACGTCGAGTTTCAGGGCTACCCGCTCAGCACGTTCTATGACAATCTGTCCAAGGTTCCGGCCCGGAGCATGACGGTCGTGCTGGAGGCGTGTTTCTCGGGCGCTTTCGAGAAGGGGATGCTGATTCAGAACGCCTCGCCGCTGGTCGTCGCCGTCGAGCCGGAAGCGAAGGAAGTGCCGGACAACGTTGTTCTCATGGCGTCGTCATCGGGCAGCCAGGTGTCGTCATGGTACCCGGAGAAGCGGCACAGCCTGTTCACCTACTACCTGCTGGATGGGCTCAGGGGCAAGGCCGACGCGGACAGAGACAAGGTAGTTACCGTGGCCGAGTTGCAGAAGTACGTTGGCGACAACGTCTCCTACCTGGCGGGCCGGCTGCATAATCGGGACCAGACGCCGGTGGTTCGCGGATCGTCCACTCGCGAAGTCCTGAGGCTGAGGTGA
- a CDS encoding CHAT domain-containing protein, producing the protein MSSLQVRDTRMRRRDMRIGWLAPALCALLLGHADGADVGKVLTKGWYDLSLVKGSVGYNATLECLSLNVGLPQPYGFGIGLTGFGGVMPVTADETVFQAGGPMLHLWWIPWIHWVEPGFIGNASPVGGPNAYLRYSILPISLGELLPSSELTAGVEMRLNWYISLGVEVGHAWSLRSGQTPGSAFYAGFSLGALRYLGPIGYRRSRGARLDVAAQLQDEDGNGVLTGDERSAIALLIRNLGDGPARDVVVTTRLSGEAGALVGVSPVGVIGNVTEGATRSVTSPIAVLGDLPRGNLTLEVVCDYKTEWGESRQERAALAMRTAPSVGMVKVALSAVPSQGLPDWIAVTPLEHADYQASFAAGAVTILNLNTGERVSQSVTSAAGAQQYVRQYFLGWDKAKPQITLSSSGGTVNTEAVKLKVRFSDDRKLDGMKLYLNGKEHDAEQFSERTETERDFTLPLLMGDNTVGVTVTDWVGKSAEKSISFIRIRGGTGTYETGPLPAGEAPPSLALDAAPLDGNNTIVGGREEGVKVTVTNNGKGVAKWVRVVLEGDEYLTRQWGSERNLEDIKPGESKTATFSLLMPTDLERRQAKLRVVVKEGRGYSPTEVPELTLNLVPAEKTATQVEVVEDVDHGVPEFGISRPTGNALVVGLSKYLSVTAPKYARSDASAFTQYASRAMGIGKVESLFDERATGSVLRAKLTDWLKKKHGFKVIYFAGHGVPDPENPRNGGVCVLPYDGDPELKSTLIPVSDLAELGANPDDTVVVFIDACYSGEGRTVQLASRPLVVAEVPETKAITFAAAEGNQPSKEFEKAQHGYFTYYTLLGLKGKADANGDGWVTTTELYNYVRKNVSDATNEVQVPVLRPAREIRLGKVR; encoded by the coding sequence ATGTCTTCTCTACAGGTGAGAGATACTCGGATGCGGCGACGAGATATGCGGATCGGATGGTTGGCACCGGCGTTGTGTGCGCTCCTGCTGGGGCATGCCGACGGGGCGGACGTCGGTAAGGTGCTGACCAAAGGCTGGTACGACCTCAGCCTGGTTAAGGGTTCGGTAGGCTATAATGCCACGCTGGAATGCTTGAGCCTGAACGTTGGCCTACCACAACCGTACGGGTTTGGAATTGGACTCACCGGCTTCGGCGGTGTGATGCCTGTCACAGCGGACGAAACCGTCTTTCAGGCTGGCGGGCCGATGCTGCACCTGTGGTGGATTCCCTGGATTCACTGGGTAGAACCCGGCTTCATCGGAAATGCATCGCCCGTAGGCGGGCCGAATGCGTATCTCCGATACTCAATCTTGCCGATCAGTCTGGGCGAGCTGCTGCCCTCCAGTGAACTGACGGCCGGGGTGGAGATGCGGCTGAATTGGTACATAAGCCTTGGCGTTGAGGTGGGGCATGCCTGGAGCTTGCGAAGTGGTCAGACTCCCGGAAGCGCTTTCTACGCTGGGTTCTCGCTCGGAGCGCTCAGATACCTTGGTCCGATAGGCTACCGTCGTTCCCGCGGGGCTCGTTTGGACGTAGCAGCGCAGCTGCAGGACGAAGATGGAAATGGTGTGCTCACAGGAGATGAACGTAGTGCAATCGCACTGCTCATCCGCAACTTGGGTGATGGCCCAGCAAGAGACGTGGTTGTTACTACCAGACTCAGTGGTGAGGCAGGCGCACTTGTGGGCGTCAGCCCGGTTGGCGTCATCGGCAACGTCACTGAAGGCGCGACCAGGTCGGTCACTTCCCCTATCGCGGTCTTGGGTGACCTCCCGCGAGGCAACTTGACTCTGGAAGTTGTCTGTGACTACAAGACCGAATGGGGTGAGTCGCGCCAAGAGCGAGCAGCACTCGCGATGCGAACGGCACCATCCGTCGGAATGGTCAAAGTCGCACTCAGCGCGGTTCCTTCGCAGGGGCTGCCAGACTGGATTGCGGTTACCCCGTTGGAACATGCTGACTACCAAGCTAGCTTTGCTGCGGGCGCGGTCACCATTCTCAATCTGAACACCGGTGAGCGAGTATCGCAGTCGGTCACTTCTGCGGCAGGGGCCCAGCAGTACGTTAGGCAGTACTTCCTTGGTTGGGACAAGGCGAAACCACAGATTACGCTTTCGTCATCCGGCGGTACGGTCAACACGGAGGCGGTCAAGCTGAAGGTGCGGTTCTCAGACGACCGCAAGCTGGACGGGATGAAGCTCTATCTGAACGGCAAGGAACACGACGCTGAGCAGTTCTCCGAGCGGACTGAGACGGAGCGCGATTTCACGCTTCCCCTCTTGATGGGTGACAATACAGTTGGGGTCACCGTGACCGACTGGGTAGGCAAGTCCGCGGAAAAGTCAATCAGCTTCATTCGAATTCGCGGAGGCACCGGTACGTACGAAACCGGCCCGCTGCCGGCAGGCGAAGCTCCGCCGAGCTTAGCCCTGGATGCCGCGCCTTTGGACGGCAACAACACAATCGTCGGCGGACGTGAGGAGGGTGTGAAGGTAACGGTGACGAACAATGGCAAGGGTGTTGCCAAGTGGGTGCGCGTTGTGCTTGAAGGCGACGAGTATCTGACCCGGCAGTGGGGTAGCGAGAGGAACCTCGAAGACATCAAGCCGGGCGAGAGCAAGACCGCGACGTTCAGCCTGCTGATGCCGACCGACCTTGAGCGCAGGCAGGCAAAGCTGCGGGTCGTAGTGAAAGAGGGGCGCGGCTACTCGCCAACAGAAGTACCGGAACTGACGCTGAATCTGGTCCCGGCAGAGAAGACGGCGACGCAGGTTGAGGTCGTCGAGGACGTAGACCACGGAGTCCCCGAGTTCGGAATCTCGCGGCCAACCGGAAATGCCTTGGTGGTCGGGCTCTCCAAGTACCTGAGCGTGACAGCACCGAAGTACGCCCGAAGTGACGCGTCAGCATTCACTCAGTATGCAAGCCGAGCCATGGGCATCGGCAAGGTCGAGTCGCTCTTCGACGAGCGCGCGACGGGAAGCGTACTGCGAGCGAAGCTGACTGACTGGCTGAAGAAGAAGCACGGGTTCAAGGTCATCTACTTTGCCGGGCACGGCGTGCCTGACCCGGAGAATCCCCGCAACGGCGGCGTCTGCGTCCTGCCTTACGACGGCGACCCGGAGTTGAAGTCAACGTTGATACCTGTTTCTGACTTGGCCGAACTCGGCGCCAACCCGGATGATACGGTGGTCGTTTTCATCGACGCCTGCTACTCAGGTGAAGGGCGCACAGTGCAACTGGCCTCCCGTCCGTTGGTGGTAGCGGAGGTGCCGGAGACCAAGGCGATAACCTTTGCCGCTGCCGAAGGCAACCAGCCTTCGAAGGAGTTCGAGAAAGCACAGCATGGGTATTTCACGTACTACACGCTCCTCGGCCTGAAGGGCAAGGCAGATGCGAACGGCGACGGCTGGGTAACCACGACCGAGCTGTACAACTATGTAAGGAAGAACGTCTCCGACGCGACGAACGAGGTGCAGGTGCCGGTCTTGAGGCCCGCGAGGGAGATAAGGCTGGGGAAGGTGCGATAG
- a CDS encoding PEGA domain-containing protein, with translation MTGCVLLVTLCLVLSLCGCKNGLTPESIRAIGRGSIQVSSTPTGAVVWLDAVGTGETTDCSLDSVPVGDHQLTLKLAGKLDWGETVSVVAGQTVAVACPLLPREVGFCDTLGNARGVAVSGSFAYVANSAVDLRVIDVSSSQSPYEIGCCITPGNARGVAVSGSFAYVADNTRGLRVIDVGNPHGPYEAGYCDTPGYAAGVAVSGSIVCVADYAGGLRVIDVSSSPSPSEVGYCDTPGYASGVTMSGNFAYVADDAEGLRVIDVSNPQSPHEAGHCDTPGNARGVAASGNFAYVADGGLGLRVIDVSNPQNPYEAGYCDTPGTAYGVAVSGGFAYVADGEAGLRVIDVSNPQSPYEAGYCETPGTAHGVAVSGSFVYVADNLTGLRVIQVAR, from the coding sequence TTGACCGGATGCGTTCTGCTCGTTACGCTTTGCCTTGTCCTATCCCTCTGCGGCTGCAAGAACGGACTCACGCCCGAGAGCATCCGAGCCATCGGGCGCGGCTCAATCCAAGTCAGCTCAACCCCAACCGGCGCGGTAGTCTGGCTCGACGCGGTCGGCACTGGCGAGACCACCGATTGTAGTCTCGATAGTGTGCCTGTCGGCGACCACCAATTGACCCTGAAGCTCGCAGGCAAGCTCGATTGGGGCGAAACGGTGTCGGTCGTTGCTGGTCAGACGGTTGCCGTCGCGTGTCCCCTTCTGCCGCGCGAGGTCGGATTCTGTGACACACTGGGCAATGCCCGCGGAGTGGCGGTGTCTGGCAGCTTTGCCTACGTAGCGAACTCTGCTGTGGACCTGCGTGTCATCGACGTGAGTAGTTCGCAGAGCCCCTATGAGATCGGGTGCTGCATTACGCCGGGCAATGCTCGGGGAGTGGCAGTGTCTGGCAGCTTTGCCTATGTGGCGGACAATACTCGGGGTCTACGCGTCATCGACGTGGGCAATCCGCATGGCCCCTATGAAGCTGGGTACTGTGATACGCCGGGCTACGCCGCGGGGGTGGCGGTGTCTGGCAGCATTGTATGCGTAGCGGACTATGCTGGAGGTCTGCGCGTCATCGACGTGAGTAGTTCGCCGAGCCCCTCTGAGGTCGGGTACTGCGACACACCGGGCTATGCTTCTGGCGTGACGATGTCGGGCAACTTCGCCTACGTGGCGGATGATGCAGAGGGACTTCGCGTCATAGATGTGAGCAATCCGCAGAGCCCCCATGAGGCCGGGCACTGCGACACGCCGGGCAATGCCCGGGGAGTGGCAGCATCCGGCAACTTTGCCTATGTGGCGGACGGCGGTTTGGGTCTGCGCGTCATCGACGTGAGCAATCCGCAGAACCCCTATGAGGCCGGGTACTGTGACACGCCGGGCACTGCCTACGGCGTGGCGGTGTCTGGCGGCTTTGCGTATGTGGCGGACGGCGAAGCAGGCCTGCGCGTCATCGACGTGAGCAATCCGCAGAGTCCGTATGAGGCCGGGTACTGCGAAACGCCGGGCACTGCCCACGGCGTGGCGGTATCAGGCAGCTTCGTTTACGTGGCTGACAACCTAACGGGTCTGCGCGTCATTCAGGTGGCGAGATGA
- a CDS encoding MFS transporter: MPDKDPNQPPTDPRVQPPFSSKESGSSPHRPGLELVEEEVARASGAALPPTFAAFAHRNYRLYWFGNLTSLTGTWMQSIATGWLVLQLTNSPFFVGLNSTLAWLPAWIVSLPAGAMADRFDKRKLMIGTQSVLALLALALAVLYWTKVLTIYHVLVLSCLSGFAATLNAPIAQSLIPDLVERKNVLNAVALNSAMFNSARIIGPSIAGVLIGTIGPGGCFGINSASFLAIIVALWLIRLPPPQPHGSAESVGQRIMTGLRFVRGHRDIRTLVIMMAVFSSFGIVYLPLMPVFARDVFHAGARGYGVMMTCIGIGAVIGGLTLATVSRTKHKGRILVFGTLSLGILIIVFSFIRDFRLALPVIVLIGFCQTSIASLTNTLVQTLAPNHIRGRALSVYMLAFNGMFPVGSFVGGAIAQRFGAPAATIVGGCAVLVSLAAVSVLAPSVRRL, encoded by the coding sequence TTGCCGGACAAAGACCCGAACCAACCACCGACAGATCCGCGGGTACAGCCACCGTTTTCCTCAAAGGAAAGCGGTAGCAGTCCCCACAGGCCCGGGCTCGAGCTAGTCGAGGAGGAGGTGGCCCGCGCCTCGGGCGCGGCCCTGCCCCCCACCTTTGCCGCTTTCGCGCACCGGAACTACCGGCTCTACTGGTTCGGCAACCTCACTTCCCTTACCGGCACCTGGATGCAGAGCATAGCCACCGGCTGGCTGGTACTGCAGTTGACCAACTCTCCGTTCTTTGTCGGTCTGAACTCGACCCTGGCCTGGCTGCCGGCCTGGATTGTCTCTTTGCCGGCCGGGGCCATGGCCGACCGGTTCGACAAGCGGAAGCTGATGATCGGCACCCAGTCGGTGCTGGCGCTGCTCGCGCTGGCGCTGGCCGTGCTCTACTGGACCAAAGTGCTCACCATCTACCACGTGCTGGTGCTTTCCTGCCTGTCCGGGTTCGCGGCCACGCTCAATGCCCCGATTGCCCAGTCGCTGATCCCCGACCTGGTGGAGCGGAAGAACGTCCTCAACGCGGTGGCGCTCAACTCGGCGATGTTCAACTCCGCCCGGATCATCGGCCCGTCGATTGCCGGCGTACTCATCGGTACCATCGGGCCGGGCGGCTGCTTCGGGATAAACAGTGCGAGCTTCCTGGCGATCATCGTCGCGCTCTGGTTGATTCGTCTGCCTCCCCCCCAGCCTCACGGCTCCGCAGAGTCGGTGGGGCAACGAATAATGACCGGGCTGCGGTTCGTTCGCGGCCACAGGGACATCCGGACGCTCGTCATCATGATGGCGGTATTCAGTTCGTTCGGGATCGTCTACCTGCCGCTGATGCCGGTCTTTGCCCGGGACGTCTTCCACGCGGGCGCGCGCGGCTATGGGGTGATGATGACGTGCATCGGCATCGGCGCGGTCATCGGCGGCCTGACCCTTGCCACAGTCAGCAGGACGAAACACAAAGGCCGCATTCTCGTGTTCGGCACGCTCAGCCTCGGCATCTTGATAATCGTATTCTCGTTCATACGTGACTTTCGCCTGGCCCTGCCGGTGATCGTGCTCATCGGCTTCTGCCAAACTTCGATCGCCTCGCTCACCAACACGCTGGTCCAGACCCTGGCCCCGAACCATATCCGCGGCCGGGCCCTGAGCGTCTACATGTTGGCGTTCAACGGGATGTTCCCGGTCGGGAGTTTTGTGGGCGGGGCGATTGCGCAGAGGTTCGGCGCACCCGCGGCGACTATCGTCGGCGGGTGCGCCGTACTAGTCAGTCTGGCGGCGGTATCGGTCCTGGCGCCGTCGGTGCGAAGACTGTAG